From Bradyrhizobium symbiodeficiens, the proteins below share one genomic window:
- the nuoF gene encoding NADH-quinone oxidoreductase subunit NuoF, which yields MLEDKDRIFKNLYGLHDWGLEGARRRGAWDGTKNIIDKGRDWIINEMKASGLRGRGGAGFPTGLKWSFMPKESTDGRPSYLVVNADESEPGTCKDREIMRHDPHLLIEGCLIASCAMNAHACYIYVRGEFIREREHLQAAIDQAYEAKLVGKDNVNGWPFDIYVAHGAGAYICGEETALLESLEGKKGQPRLKPPFPANVGLFGCPTTVNNVESIAVAPDILRRGAGWFAGIGRPNNVGTKLFCISGHVERPCNVEEAMGIPFRELIDKHCGGIRGGWDNLKAVIPGGSSVRMVPAEQIIDTPMDFDSLSKLRSGLGTAAVIVMDKSTDLIRAIARISYFYKHESCGQCTPCREGTGWMWRVLTRMAEGRAHKREIDMLLEVTKQVEGHTICALGDAAAWPIQGLIAHFRHEIEARIDEYSHKSDIDDIGVRDPMNMVAAE from the coding sequence ATGCTCGAGGACAAGGATCGCATCTTCAAGAACCTCTACGGCCTCCACGATTGGGGGCTCGAGGGCGCGCGGCGCCGCGGTGCCTGGGATGGCACCAAGAACATCATCGACAAGGGCCGCGACTGGATCATCAACGAGATGAAGGCCTCTGGACTGCGCGGCCGCGGCGGCGCCGGTTTCCCGACCGGTCTGAAATGGTCCTTCATGCCGAAGGAGTCCACCGACGGTCGTCCCAGCTATCTCGTCGTCAACGCCGACGAATCCGAGCCCGGCACCTGCAAGGATCGCGAGATCATGCGGCACGATCCGCATCTCCTGATCGAGGGCTGCCTGATCGCGAGCTGCGCGATGAACGCGCATGCCTGCTACATCTATGTCCGCGGCGAATTCATCCGCGAGCGCGAGCATCTCCAGGCCGCGATCGACCAGGCCTATGAGGCCAAGCTCGTCGGCAAGGACAACGTCAACGGCTGGCCGTTCGACATCTACGTCGCCCACGGCGCCGGCGCCTATATCTGCGGCGAGGAAACCGCGCTGCTCGAAAGCCTCGAGGGCAAGAAAGGCCAGCCGCGGCTGAAGCCGCCATTCCCGGCCAATGTCGGCCTGTTCGGCTGCCCGACCACCGTCAACAACGTCGAGTCCATCGCGGTCGCGCCGGACATCCTGCGCCGCGGCGCGGGCTGGTTCGCCGGCATCGGCCGTCCGAACAATGTCGGCACCAAGCTGTTCTGCATCTCCGGTCATGTCGAGCGGCCCTGCAACGTCGAAGAGGCCATGGGCATTCCGTTCCGTGAGCTGATCGACAAGCATTGCGGCGGCATCCGCGGCGGCTGGGACAACCTGAAGGCCGTGATCCCCGGCGGCTCGTCGGTGCGCATGGTGCCGGCCGAGCAGATCATCGATACGCCGATGGATTTCGACAGCCTCAGCAAGCTGCGCTCGGGCCTCGGCACCGCTGCCGTGATCGTGATGGACAAGTCGACCGATCTGATCCGCGCGATTGCCCGCATCTCGTATTTCTACAAGCACGAGAGCTGCGGCCAGTGCACGCCGTGCCGCGAGGGCACGGGCTGGATGTGGCGCGTGCTCACCCGCATGGCCGAAGGCCGCGCCCACAAGCGCGAGATCGACATGCTGCTCGAAGTCACCAAGCAGGTCGAAGGCCACACCATCTGCGCGCTCGGCGACGCGGCGGCATGGCCGATCCAGGGCCTGATCGCGCATTTCCGTCACGAGATCGAAGCGCGCATCGACGAGTATTCGCACAAGTCCGACATCGACGATATCGGCGTCCGCGATCCGATGAACATGGTCGCGGCGGAGTAA
- a CDS encoding FkbM family methyltransferase: MGQQAPIQFDRASGALEGANLWERTAALALVTGSKISSHFSHMGYIACANLLRKTLPERNIAIRLNPDAVFEFPYGDGYWSKLLNRSYNYEDELELLFADSVDVDYTLLDCGANYGYWSVLVSSKPFGSHKAIAIEPSGQNYPKLANNARVNGNRFETMKCAIGASRGTARLSGTKHEAFSIAGAPSAGGEEVPVIALDNLIEDGKVASAGKYLIKLDVEGVEIEAIKGGARLLQADSVIMCEEHGSDRSHAVSRFILEQTPLKLIVFDPRSNRMETVTELSILDRIKVSTHVGYNVFGTASAFWQDRIEALNAKTARRMQ; encoded by the coding sequence ATGGGGCAGCAGGCGCCAATCCAGTTCGACCGCGCCTCGGGGGCCCTTGAAGGGGCCAACCTGTGGGAGCGGACGGCTGCCTTGGCGCTGGTGACGGGATCGAAGATCTCCTCGCACTTCTCGCACATGGGCTACATCGCCTGCGCGAATCTGCTGCGGAAGACGCTGCCGGAGCGCAACATCGCGATCCGGCTCAATCCCGACGCCGTGTTCGAATTCCCTTACGGCGACGGCTATTGGAGCAAGCTGCTCAACCGATCCTACAATTACGAGGACGAGCTCGAGTTGCTGTTCGCAGACAGCGTCGACGTCGACTACACGCTGCTCGATTGCGGTGCCAATTACGGCTATTGGTCGGTGCTGGTGTCGAGCAAGCCGTTCGGCTCGCATAAGGCGATCGCGATCGAGCCGTCGGGGCAGAACTACCCGAAGCTCGCCAACAACGCCCGCGTCAACGGCAATCGCTTCGAAACCATGAAATGCGCGATCGGCGCCAGCCGCGGCACCGCGCGCCTGTCGGGCACCAAGCACGAGGCCTTCAGCATCGCCGGCGCTCCGTCCGCGGGCGGTGAGGAGGTGCCGGTCATCGCACTCGACAATCTGATCGAGGACGGCAAGGTGGCAAGCGCCGGCAAGTACCTGATCAAGCTCGACGTCGAGGGCGTCGAGATCGAGGCGATCAAGGGCGGCGCGCGTCTGCTCCAGGCCGACAGCGTCATCATGTGCGAGGAGCACGGCAGCGACCGCTCTCATGCGGTGTCGCGCTTCATCCTCGAACAGACCCCGCTGAAGCTGATCGTGTTCGATCCGCGCAGCAACCGGATGGAGACCGTGACCGAGCTGTCGATCCTCGACCGCATCAAGGTCTCGACCCACGTCGGCTACAACGTTTTCGGCACCGCAAGCGCATTTTGGCAGGACAGGATCGAAGCCCTGAATGCGAAAACTGCGCGCCGCATGCAGTGA
- a CDS encoding NADH-quinone oxidoreductase subunit C — translation MDDAKLDALGQTIVSALPGAALGHSVAFNQLSVDVEASKIVEVVKYLRDDPSCRFINFTDITAADYPSREKRFDVIYHFLSPTLNARIRLKAQADETTQVPSLIEVFPGADWFEREAYDLYGVFFVGHPDMRRLLTDYGFEGHPLRKDFPTTGFVEVRYDDQEKRVVYEPVRLNQEFRKFDFLSPWEGADYPVLPGDEKAGPKV, via the coding sequence ATGGACGACGCCAAGCTCGACGCCCTGGGGCAGACGATCGTGAGCGCGCTTCCGGGCGCCGCTCTCGGTCATTCGGTGGCATTCAACCAGCTCTCGGTCGATGTTGAGGCCAGCAAGATCGTCGAGGTGGTCAAGTACCTCCGCGACGATCCGAGCTGTCGTTTCATCAACTTCACCGACATCACGGCGGCGGATTATCCTTCGCGCGAGAAGCGCTTCGACGTGATCTATCACTTCCTGTCACCGACCCTGAACGCGCGGATCCGGCTCAAGGCGCAGGCCGACGAGACCACCCAGGTGCCGTCGCTGATCGAGGTGTTTCCCGGCGCCGACTGGTTCGAGCGCGAGGCCTACGACCTCTATGGCGTGTTCTTCGTCGGCCATCCCGACATGCGGCGCCTGCTGACCGATTACGGTTTCGAGGGCCATCCGCTGCGGAAGGATTTCCCGACCACTGGTTTCGTCGAGGTCCGCTACGACGACCAGGAGAAGCGGGTGGTGTACGAGCCCGTCCGGCTCAACCAGGAATTCCGCAAGTTCGACTTTTTGTCTCCGTGGGAGGGGGCGGACTATCCGGTCCTTCCGGGTGATGAAAAAGCGGGACCGAAGGTCTGA
- a CDS encoding NuoB/complex I 20 kDa subunit family protein — MNPAPSTGPAIAPAPKGILDPSTGRPVGANDPFFLEVNSELSDKGFFVAATDDLITWARTGSLMWMTFGLACCAVEMMQVSMPRYDVERFGFAPRASPRQSDVMIVAGTLTNKMAPALRKVYDQMPEPRYVISMGSCANGGGYYHYSYSVVRGCDRIVPIDIYVPGCPPTAEALLYGVLLLQKKIRRTGTIER, encoded by the coding sequence TTGAACCCTGCGCCGTCCACAGGTCCGGCGATCGCGCCGGCCCCCAAGGGCATCCTGGATCCGTCGACCGGCAGGCCGGTCGGAGCCAATGATCCGTTCTTCCTCGAGGTCAACTCCGAGCTGTCCGACAAGGGCTTCTTCGTCGCCGCGACCGACGACCTCATCACCTGGGCCCGTACCGGCTCGCTGATGTGGATGACCTTCGGTCTCGCCTGCTGTGCGGTCGAGATGATGCAGGTGTCGATGCCGCGCTACGACGTCGAGCGCTTCGGCTTCGCGCCCCGTGCCTCGCCGCGCCAGTCCGACGTGATGATCGTCGCGGGCACCCTGACCAACAAGATGGCGCCTGCGCTGCGCAAGGTCTACGACCAGATGCCCGAGCCGCGCTACGTCATCTCGATGGGCTCCTGCGCCAATGGCGGCGGCTATTATCACTATTCCTATTCGGTCGTGCGCGGCTGCGACCGCATCGTGCCGATCGACATCTATGTGCCGGGCTGCCCGCCCACGGCGGAAGCGCTGCTCTACGGCGTGCTGCTGCTGCAGAAGAAGATCCGCCGCACCGGCACCATCGAACGCTAA
- a CDS encoding NADH-quinone oxidoreductase subunit D encodes MNEQPEQLRNFTINFGPQHPAAHGVLRLVLELDGEVVARVDPHIGLLHRGTEKLIEQKTYLQAIPYFDRLDYVAPMNQEHAFCMAAEKLLGIEVPRRGQLIRVLYCEIGRILSHLLNVTTQAMDVGALTPPLWGFEEREKLMVFYERASGSRMHAAFFRVGGVHQDLPQKLVDDIEAWCDPFLKVVDDLDRLLTANRIFKQRNVDIGVVPLKEAWEWGFSGVMVRGSGAAWDLRKSQPYECYAEMDFDIPIGKNGDCYDRYLIRMEEMRQSVRIMRQCIQKLNAPEGKGPVVVEDNKVAPPRRGEMKRSMEALIHHFKLYTEGVHVPAGEVYAAVEAPKGEFGVYLISDGTNKPYKCKIRAPGFAHLQAMDHICRGHLLADVSAILGSLDIVFGEVDR; translated from the coding sequence ATGAACGAGCAACCCGAACAGCTTCGCAACTTCACCATCAACTTCGGGCCGCAGCATCCGGCGGCCCACGGAGTGTTGCGTCTCGTGCTCGAATTGGATGGCGAAGTCGTCGCGCGTGTCGACCCCCATATCGGCCTGCTGCATCGCGGCACCGAGAAGCTGATCGAGCAGAAGACCTATCTGCAGGCGATCCCGTATTTCGACCGGCTCGACTACGTCGCGCCGATGAACCAGGAGCACGCCTTCTGCATGGCGGCCGAGAAGCTGCTCGGCATCGAGGTGCCGCGCCGCGGCCAGCTCATCCGCGTGCTCTATTGCGAGATCGGCCGCATCCTGTCGCATCTGCTCAACGTCACCACGCAGGCGATGGACGTCGGCGCGCTGACCCCGCCGCTGTGGGGCTTCGAAGAGCGCGAAAAGCTGATGGTGTTCTACGAGCGCGCCTCGGGCAGCCGTATGCACGCGGCCTTCTTCCGCGTCGGCGGCGTGCATCAGGATTTGCCGCAGAAGCTGGTCGACGACATCGAGGCCTGGTGCGATCCGTTCCTCAAGGTGGTGGACGATCTCGACCGTCTTCTCACCGCCAACCGCATCTTCAAGCAGCGCAACGTCGACATCGGCGTGGTGCCGCTGAAGGAAGCCTGGGAGTGGGGCTTCTCGGGCGTGATGGTGCGCGGCTCGGGCGCGGCCTGGGATTTGCGCAAGTCGCAGCCCTATGAATGCTACGCCGAGATGGATTTCGACATCCCGATCGGCAAAAACGGCGACTGCTACGACCGCTATCTGATCCGCATGGAAGAGATGCGCCAGTCGGTGCGCATCATGAGGCAGTGCATCCAGAAGCTGAACGCGCCCGAGGGGAAGGGGCCGGTCGTCGTCGAAGACAACAAGGTCGCTCCGCCGCGCCGTGGCGAGATGAAGCGCTCGATGGAAGCGCTGATCCATCACTTCAAGCTCTACACCGAAGGCGTCCACGTGCCCGCCGGTGAAGTCTACGCCGCGGTCGAGGCGCCCAAGGGCGAGTTCGGCGTCTATCTGATCTCCGACGGCACCAACAAGCCCTACAAGTGCAAGATCCGCGCGCCCGGCTTTGCGCATCTGCAGGCCATGGACCATATCTGCCGCGGCCATCTGCTCGCCGACGTCTCGGCCATCCTCGGCTCGCTCGACATCGTGTTCGGAGAGGTCGATCGGTGA
- the nuoE gene encoding NADH-quinone oxidoreductase subunit NuoE, producing MSVRRLAPKEVQPASFAFTEENLAFAKQQIAKYPAGRQASAVIAILWRAQEQHDGWVSEAAIRVIADMLDMPYIRVLEVATFYTMFQLAPVGKKAHVQVCGTTPCRLRGAEDLIHVCEHRIHHEPFHLSKDGNFSWEEVECLGACVNAPMVMIGKDTYEDLTKESFGKVLDGFASGNPPKPGPQNGRQFSAPMGGPTTLKEST from the coding sequence ATGTCCGTTCGCCGATTAGCACCGAAGGAAGTTCAGCCCGCGAGCTTTGCGTTCACGGAGGAGAATCTCGCATTCGCCAAGCAGCAGATCGCGAAATATCCGGCCGGACGCCAGGCCTCCGCCGTCATCGCCATTCTCTGGCGCGCGCAGGAGCAGCACGACGGCTGGGTCTCGGAAGCCGCGATCCGCGTCATCGCCGACATGCTCGACATGCCCTATATCCGCGTGCTCGAAGTCGCGACCTTCTACACGATGTTCCAGCTCGCCCCCGTCGGCAAGAAGGCCCACGTCCAGGTCTGCGGCACCACGCCGTGCCGGCTGCGGGGCGCCGAGGATCTGATCCACGTCTGCGAGCACCGCATCCATCACGAGCCCTTCCATCTGTCCAAGGACGGCAATTTCAGCTGGGAGGAGGTCGAGTGCCTCGGTGCCTGCGTGAACGCGCCGATGGTCATGATCGGTAAGGACACCTACGAGGACCTGACCAAGGAAAGCTTCGGCAAGGTGCTCGACGGTTTCGCTTCGGGCAATCCGCCCAAGCCCGGTCCGCAGAACGGCCGCCAGTTCTCGGCGCCGATGGGCGGACCGACCACGCTGAAGGAGAGCACCTGA
- the pepT gene encoding peptidase T — MSSLTFSHTVTERFLRYVTIDTQSDPESPRSPSTEKQKDLGRVLAAELKAIGVADAHLDEYGYVYGTIPANTTKKVPVICFCSHMDTSPDVTGKDVKPQVWTNYRGGDITLPGDTSQVIRFAEHPALKNQIGNDIITTDGTTLLGADNKAGVAEIMDAAHFFINNPDVKHGTIKILFTPDEEIGRGVDNVDIKKLGADFGYTMDGESAGCVEDETFSADGATITINGVSAHPGYAKGKMEHAIKIAAAIVERLPKEGCSPETTSGKQGFLHPIGIEGALEQARLSFIVRDFTEEGLKEKEVLLETIVKDVMKDYPRSTYTFEVKEQYRNMKQVIDRHPHVLEYAIEAIRRAGLRPMRTAIRGGTDGSRLSFMGLPCPNIFAGEHAFHSRLEWVSRQDMEKAVQTIVHLAMIWEEKA, encoded by the coding sequence ATGTCCTCCCTCACCTTTTCGCACACCGTGACCGAGCGCTTCCTGCGCTACGTCACCATCGACACCCAGTCCGATCCGGAATCCCCTCGCTCGCCCTCGACCGAGAAGCAGAAGGATCTCGGCCGCGTGCTCGCCGCCGAGCTGAAGGCCATCGGCGTCGCCGATGCGCATCTCGACGAATATGGCTACGTCTACGGAACGATCCCGGCCAACACGACCAAGAAGGTGCCGGTGATCTGCTTCTGCTCGCACATGGACACTTCGCCCGACGTCACCGGCAAGGACGTCAAGCCGCAGGTCTGGACGAACTACCGCGGCGGTGACATCACGCTGCCGGGCGACACCAGCCAGGTCATCCGCTTCGCCGAACACCCGGCGCTGAAGAACCAGATCGGCAACGACATCATCACCACAGACGGCACCACGCTCTTGGGGGCCGACAACAAGGCGGGCGTCGCCGAGATCATGGACGCCGCGCATTTCTTCATCAACAATCCCGATGTGAAGCACGGCACCATCAAGATCCTGTTCACGCCGGATGAGGAGATCGGCCGCGGCGTCGACAATGTCGACATCAAGAAGCTCGGTGCCGATTTCGGCTACACCATGGACGGCGAGAGCGCCGGCTGCGTCGAGGACGAGACCTTCTCGGCCGACGGCGCCACCATCACCATCAACGGCGTCAGCGCCCATCCCGGCTACGCCAAGGGCAAGATGGAGCACGCGATCAAGATCGCGGCGGCCATCGTCGAGCGGCTGCCGAAGGAAGGCTGCTCGCCGGAGACGACCTCGGGCAAGCAGGGCTTTCTGCATCCGATCGGCATCGAGGGCGCGCTGGAGCAGGCAAGGCTCTCCTTCATCGTGCGCGACTTCACCGAGGAAGGGCTGAAGGAGAAGGAAGTCCTGCTCGAGACCATCGTCAAGGACGTGATGAAGGACTATCCGCGCTCGACCTACACGTTCGAGGTGAAGGAGCAGTACCGCAACATGAAGCAGGTGATCGACCGTCATCCGCACGTGCTCGAATACGCCATCGAAGCGATCCGCCGCGCCGGCCTGCGCCCGATGCGCACCGCGATCCGCGGCGGCACCGACGGCTCGCGCCTGTCTTTCATGGGCCTGCCCTGCCCCAACATCTTTGCCGGCGAGCACGCGTTTCACTCGCGGCTTGAATGGGTCAGCCGGCAGGACATGGAGAAGGCGGTGCAGACCATCGTGCATCTCGCGATGATCTGGGAGGAGAAGGCGTAG
- a CDS encoding HU family DNA-binding protein codes for MSKKDSAKKAAAPATITLKHLAADIADSQELSKKRAEAVLTDMVELITKHLKKGDRVRIVGLGILQVRKRAARTGRNPATGEPIHIKASKKVTFRPVKELKEAI; via the coding sequence ATGTCTAAGAAGGATTCGGCGAAGAAGGCAGCCGCTCCCGCCACCATCACCCTCAAGCACCTCGCCGCCGACATTGCGGACAGCCAGGAGCTCTCGAAGAAGCGCGCCGAGGCCGTCCTGACCGACATGGTCGAGCTGATCACCAAGCACCTGAAGAAGGGCGACCGGGTCCGCATCGTCGGCTTAGGCATCCTCCAGGTCCGCAAGCGCGCCGCCCGCACCGGTCGCAATCCCGCCACCGGGGAGCCGATCCACATCAAGGCCAGCAAGAAGGTCACGTTCCGTCCGGTCAAGGAACTGAAAGAAGCGATCTGA
- a CDS encoding TonB-dependent siderophore receptor translates to MLRSAVLATASAWILMPQASLAQSSAQSGATSLPPVTVTAPEARRRAATTPQRRAPRSPEQGANRNRPQPQRNVGFVETPLGPVNGYVAGLSSSGTKTNTPIMQTPQSVSVIGAEQIRDQKPNKLDEVLRYTAGVRAGTFGTDTRNDWWLIRGFKSEDIGLFLDGMQLFYTSYASWKLQTPNMERVEVLRGPSAVLYGGSSPSGIVNVISKLPPAEPIRYVETGVNNFGNAYVSFDFGGPVATSPENGKLFARVVGQVQNGGTQVNFTPDNNYFIAPSFTWKPDADTSFTVLASASKQDTRGINFLPYQGTVTNAPFGKIPTSFFVGDPSVDKFTREQEMLGYQFARNLTEDLTFRQNARFAHVDITYRGYVGNDWANVNTATLNRYNWYAKNTANQANLDNQLEYRFDTGPVKHTMLFGVDLKGYQIDDYQAFGFGVSSINVFNPSYGAAEVALPSAPFRNFQITQKQAGTYLQDQMKLGNFTLVLSGRNDWVETTQEARDTGATVGSREDSKFSGRAGLIYNFDNGIAPYVSYSTSYNPIIGLNAQNQLFLPETGKQAEIGVKVAPKGFNGYFTVSAFDLVRQNVATTLPGSVPVLQNQTGEVTSRGIELEAVANATKELKFIGSFSAYHLFNSRDLDPSLVGKTPTNTPELLVSGWADYTFKDGPLEGFGFGGGVRYIGASWADTANTLEVPAVVLGDLAVHYEWQNWRTALNVINLTDKIYVASCASATSCFYGDRRRITASVSYKW, encoded by the coding sequence ATGCTGCGGTCGGCCGTATTGGCGACCGCGTCCGCTTGGATTTTGATGCCGCAGGCATCGCTTGCACAATCCTCCGCGCAGAGTGGCGCAACGAGTCTGCCGCCGGTGACCGTCACCGCACCGGAAGCGCGCCGGCGCGCCGCCACGACTCCTCAGCGCCGCGCACCGCGCTCGCCGGAGCAGGGCGCCAACAGGAACAGGCCGCAACCGCAGCGCAATGTCGGCTTCGTCGAGACGCCGCTCGGCCCGGTGAATGGCTACGTTGCGGGCCTCAGCTCGTCCGGCACCAAGACCAACACGCCGATCATGCAGACGCCGCAATCGGTGTCGGTCATCGGCGCCGAGCAGATCCGCGACCAGAAGCCGAACAAGCTCGACGAGGTGCTGCGCTACACCGCCGGTGTCCGGGCAGGGACTTTCGGCACGGACACCCGCAATGACTGGTGGCTGATCCGCGGCTTCAAGTCCGAGGATATCGGTCTGTTCCTCGACGGCATGCAGCTGTTCTACACCTCCTATGCGAGCTGGAAGCTGCAGACGCCGAACATGGAGCGGGTCGAGGTGCTGCGCGGTCCGTCCGCGGTGCTCTATGGCGGATCGAGCCCGAGCGGCATCGTCAACGTCATCAGCAAGCTGCCGCCGGCCGAGCCGATCCGCTACGTCGAGACCGGCGTCAACAATTTCGGCAACGCCTATGTCAGCTTCGATTTCGGCGGGCCGGTCGCGACGAGCCCCGAGAACGGCAAGCTGTTTGCCCGCGTGGTGGGCCAGGTCCAGAACGGCGGCACACAGGTCAACTTCACGCCTGACAACAACTACTTCATCGCACCGTCGTTCACATGGAAGCCGGATGCCGACACGAGCTTCACGGTGCTGGCCTCGGCCTCGAAGCAGGACACCCGCGGCATCAACTTCCTGCCCTATCAGGGCACGGTGACGAACGCGCCGTTCGGCAAGATTCCGACCAGCTTCTTCGTCGGCGATCCCAGCGTCGACAAGTTCACGCGCGAGCAGGAGATGCTCGGCTATCAGTTCGCGCGTAATCTCACCGAGGACCTGACGTTCCGTCAGAATGCCCGCTTTGCGCATGTCGACATCACCTACCGCGGCTATGTCGGCAACGATTGGGCCAACGTCAACACGGCCACCCTCAATCGGTACAATTGGTATGCGAAGAACACCGCCAATCAGGCCAATCTCGACAACCAGCTGGAGTATCGCTTCGACACCGGCCCGGTGAAGCACACCATGCTGTTCGGGGTCGATCTGAAGGGCTACCAGATCGACGACTATCAGGCCTTCGGCTTCGGCGTGTCCTCGATCAACGTCTTCAATCCCTCCTATGGCGCGGCCGAGGTTGCGCTTCCGAGCGCCCCGTTCCGGAATTTCCAGATCACGCAGAAGCAGGCGGGGACTTATCTTCAGGACCAGATGAAGCTCGGCAATTTCACGCTGGTGCTGAGCGGCCGCAATGACTGGGTCGAGACGACGCAGGAAGCGCGTGACACCGGCGCCACCGTCGGAAGCCGCGAGGACAGCAAGTTCAGCGGCCGCGCCGGGCTGATCTATAATTTCGACAACGGCATTGCGCCCTACGTCTCCTATTCGACGAGCTACAATCCGATCATCGGCCTCAACGCCCAGAACCAGCTGTTTCTGCCGGAGACCGGCAAGCAGGCCGAAATCGGCGTGAAGGTCGCGCCGAAAGGCTTCAACGGTTATTTCACAGTCTCGGCTTTCGACCTGGTCCGTCAGAACGTCGCGACGACGTTGCCGGGCAGCGTTCCGGTCCTGCAGAACCAGACCGGCGAGGTGACGTCGCGCGGTATCGAGCTCGAAGCGGTGGCCAATGCCACCAAGGAGCTGAAGTTCATCGGCTCCTTCTCGGCTTATCATCTCTTCAACAGCCGGGATCTCGATCCGTCGCTGGTCGGCAAGACGCCGACCAACACGCCTGAGCTGCTGGTCTCGGGCTGGGCCGACTACACCTTCAAGGACGGGCCGCTGGAAGGTTTTGGTTTCGGCGGTGGCGTTCGCTACATCGGCGCGTCCTGGGCCGACACTGCCAATACCCTCGAGGTTCCCGCGGTGGTGCTCGGCGATCTCGCCGTCCACTACGAGTGGCAGAACTGGCGGACGGCGCTCAACGTGATCAACCTGACCGACAAGATCTACGTCGCAAGTTGCGCCTCGGCCACGTCCTGCTTCTACGGTGACCGCCGGCGCATCACCGCCAGCGTTTCTTACAAATGGTGA
- a CDS encoding NADH-quinone oxidoreductase subunit A, translated as MSGILQNYLPLVVFIGVAAIIGLVLLIAPFIVAFQQPDPEKLSAYECGFNAFDDARMKFDVRFYLVAILFIIFDLEVAFLFPWAVAFGKLGATGFWSMVVFLGVLTVGFAYEWKKGALEWD; from the coding sequence ATGAGCGGCATTCTGCAGAACTATCTTCCACTCGTCGTCTTTATAGGGGTAGCTGCTATCATCGGCCTCGTGCTGCTGATCGCGCCCTTCATCGTGGCGTTCCAGCAGCCTGATCCGGAAAAGCTGTCGGCGTATGAGTGCGGTTTCAACGCCTTCGACGACGCGCGCATGAAGTTCGACGTCCGCTTCTATCTGGTCGCCATCCTCTTCATCATCTTCGACCTCGAGGTGGCGTTCCTGTTTCCCTGGGCGGTGGCGTTCGGCAAGCTTGGCGCGACCGGCTTCTGGTCCATGGTGGTGTTCCTCGGCGTGCTGACGGTCGGGTTCGCCTATGAATGGAAGAAGGGAGCTCTGGAATGGGATTGA